The stretch of DNA AGAACGGCGCTGGCCGTGGCATCCGGCCCGGCCCCGCGACCGTAGAAAAGCGTCCGTCCGACCACATCGCCCTCGACGGCCACGGCGTTGTAGACACCGGAAACGGATGCGAGGACATGGTCCAAGGGGACGAGGGTGGGGTTGACGCGGACGGCGACGGCATTTTGGGCATCCGGGCGGATGCGGGCCAGCAGCTTGATGGTATAACCCAGTTTGCGGGCGAAGGCCATGTCCAGTGCGGTGACCGCGCGGATGCCTTCGACTGAAAGCTGGTCCATCCGCACCCAGAATCCGTAGGCCAGGGAGGCGAGGATGGCGGCCTTGTGCGCGGCGTCGATGCCATCGACATCCAAGGCTTCATCAGCCTCGGCGTAGCCCAGTCGTTTGGCATCGGCCAATACCTCGGCATAATCCAAACCCTCCTCCGCCATGCGGCTGAGGATGTAGTTGCAGGTGCCGTTGATGATGCCGTGGATGGAAAGGATGCGGTTGGCCCGGAGGCCTTCGCGAAGGGCCTTGATGATGGGGATGCCACCGGCAACGCTGGCCTCAAAATAGATCGAAGCCTGGTGTTGCTCCGCCAGAGCGAACAGTTCATTCCCACAATCGGCCAGCAGGGCCTTGTTGGCGGTGACGAGCGATTTGCCGGCGCGCAGGGTGGCTTCGGCCACTTCCCGGGCGGTGGTGGTCCCGCCCATCAATTCGGCAACGATGGAAACGGCGGGATTGTGGACAAGCGCTTTCCAGTCATCCGTGACGGGAGCCCCGGCGGTGTCACGGGCCTTGGCGGGGTCGCGGACGGCCACTCCCACAATGTCGAGGCGGGCGCCGCAGCGTTCGGTGAGGAGGTCACGATTGGCCTGGAGGTGGCGGACCACGCCTCCGCCCACGATTCCACAACCGACCAATCCAATACCGAATTGTTGCATGAGCCTGTGATCAAGCCAGAATCCGGGGAGGCCGTCAATCCGCGGTCGGAAACGTTGAAACCGCTTGTCCGTGCCTGCCTGATGGGCTAGCCCATGTTTATGGAGATCACTGGCGTGGAGTTGTTCATGCTGGTCAACATGGCGTTGGACCTGTTGCTTCTCTTGGGCCTGGCTTTCTGGATGACCCGGCAACGTCCGGTGCTCTACGGCCTGCTCCTTGCGGCCAACATCCTGCCCTATTTCATCCATCTGCCGCTGGAAGAAATTCCCGGGGTCAAAACCCGGGGACCGGACACCTCCCCGGGCTACCATGAATTGATGGATGTGGTCCGCCATCCGGACAACATTGTCGGGAAAAAGAACATCCCCTTTCCCGCGCTCCGGTTGCCGGAATTGTTCAGCGCCTTCAAACCACCTTCTGAGGTGGTCGACGCGAATGCCCCCGCAGCCGCACCGGTTCAGCCGGAGGCAGTGGCGCTGGACGGGAATGTGTTTGCCGGCTGGCACCAGGCGCTCCGGTCAGATCCCCAGGCGCTTTGGCTTTTCCTTCGCCTTTTCTGGACTGCAGGCGCTTTGGTGGTTTTTTTCCAGGACAGGCGATGGGGGATGACCACGCTCGGACTGCAGTTGATCCCCTTCCCCTTCCTGACTTATGCCCTGCCCTATGCCGCGCTGTTCTCGATCTCCATGCCCGACTACGCGGCCCTCGGCGCCACCTTCCAGGATTCCTCGGAAATCTGGGACTATCTTTTGCCAAAATTTTACACCACCCTGACTTTTGGCGGCATGATCGTCTTGGTTGCCGGCGCCCTTTACTTCATGGCCACGGCCAGTCGGAAGCTCTCGCCCAAGCAACTCTTGCTCAAAACCTACCTCGTCCCGGACCGATACCTGGTCAAGCTCAACGGGAACATCCTTCCCTTCGAGGTCAGGGACCACCTCCTGATCATCGAGGGGATTCCCTTCGATTGCAGTGATCCGGCCGTGAATGCCGACAAACCAAACATCTGGCTGCTGGGCAGCCGCACCCAGGTCGAATTCATCGATCGCAAAGCGCTGTGACCTGACCCCGCCCCAGCATGCGGCCCCCAACTCCTTACTTGCACGACAACACCATTTGCGGGATATTCCATCCCTTCGATCGGGCCGTAGCGCAGTTTGGTAGCGCGCTTGTTTCGGGTACAAGAGGTCCCGGGTTCAAATCCCGGCGGCCCGATCCCTCTTCCAAGGTCCTCCGCCAGCCGAATGAATGTCATCGTCCCGATCTGCTGATTTTTTTCTTCAAGTCCCTATAGCTCAACAGGATAGAGCACTGGTTTCCTAAACCGGTTATCGTGGTTCGAGTCCACGTAGGGACAGTCGCTTTGACTTTTGCCCGGTGGCATTCCGGTATAAGATGACCCATGCCGTTGGATTCCCTCATCGACCATCCGGGCAGGAGCCTGTTGGCCGAGTTCGACCGGAAGCAGCGGCGGCTCCACCTTTCCCCGATGAAAAAAACACGCAAGTCCGTTTATCTTGGTGATGACCTAATCCGCGCCGCCCAACACCGCGGGCTCTCGCTGGCCGATTACATCGCACACCTGCATGCGCACCACACCTCCCTTCATGCTGCGCAAGTGGCCAGCGTCTACCGGGGGTTCGCCTTGCTGGAAATGGCCCGGGTGCCCGTCGATCCGGCCTACTTCGAACTGGTCTACGGCGTCTTGGGCGAGGAAACCGGGACGCGTTTCCATAAATCGATCACGGAAAACAAACCCCTGGCCCTGCCCAAAGCGGCGGCCCAATTGTTGGGTGCCGACACCCGGGTGCCCGCCATGGAGGCCATCTTCCTCGCCGCCACCCGTGCCAGCGTGATGCACGAAGGCTATCTCGAAGGGGCCCGCTTGTTGGAAGCCTCGCTCCACCGTTGAATTCGGCCCAGGCGCAAAGCCGGGCGCGTAAGACCCTCCTCACACCGCCCCATCCAGACGTGCCTTCGGCCGGCCGTGGGGACAAGACCCCATTTCCGGAAAGGCACGGCGATCCAAGATGGACTCCAAGAAACAAATCCTATCGGGAAACCATCGCCCCCTGGGCTGGATGGTGAAAGCCCTCTGCCTGATCCTTCCCTTCTTGGCCATCACCTCGGTCGATGCGCGCGACGGCCACCGCCACCGCAACGAATCCTATCAATACGAACGCGCAAACCGGAGCGTCTACCATCGTGGCCACGGTCCCATTTATCGGGACCGGAACGGCTACAACCACGTTTATCAATCGCGCCATAATCACCGGGGATACTGGCGGAACAACAACGGATTACGCGTCTGGATCAACCTGTTTTAACCCACCAATCCCCATCTCGAAACGAAGCAGGGAATGCCCTGCTTCGTTTTTTTGTGCCCTTAATACCAAATTAAAATGACTGAGCGACAGAATAAGCGGGAGGGCGAGGCTCCTGCCGAGCCGGTTTGATGTCTTTATTCCAAGGCCGGCTCAGCAGGAGCTTCGCCCTCCCATAAGGCACTTTTTCGCCCACTCCATTCAATTTGGTTTAACTCCCTAGAGTGCTTTGCGTTTGATTAGCAATGGGCTCAACTCGTTTCTCTTACTCGCTCTCGTGCACGTTCTCTTCCATTCAGAGAGCACGAGAATGAGCGGCAGATTAAATGCAAAATGTTCCATGCCCGGACCACAGACTCCGCATCAACCACGGCAAAGATACGGCGGACAGGAAACCCAGGGCAGAGGCCATGAAAAATGGGAGCCCCTTGAACTAATCAGTCTTTTTTTTGCCCCGGCCAAGCTTGGCCCCGATCCAATCCGAGGCCGAGGTGGCGGCTTGATTGGTGACACGACGGAGGAAGGAAGTGTCCTGCTCGGCCGCCGCAGCCGCCGCGGTGCGTTCCGAACGGGACAATTGCAGGATGGCCTCTTCCGCGCTTTCCGGTCGCCGGGCCGGGTCCCGCTGCATCAATTGGTGCAACCAGATCGCCAGCCCGGTCCCCATGTCGGGCCGGATGTTCAGAATGGAAGGCGCATCCTGATTCACGTGCATGGCCAAAACTTCCGGAACCGAAGGACCGAAAAAAGCCGGCTGGCGGGCCAGGAGGTGGTAAAGCACATGCCCGAGGGAATAGAGGTCGGTGCGCGGGCCCAAAGGCCTCAGCGTCACCTGTTCAGGAGCCACATACAGGTAAGTGCCATACACCGATCCCGTCTGGTCCGGTTCATGCGGCACATCCCGGTGGAGCTTGGACAAGCCAAAATCCAGGAGCTTGAGGCTGGGTCTCCCATCCGAAGTCGGGTGCAGGATGATGTTGGAGGGCTTCATATCCAGATGGATGATCCCCAGACGGTGTGCCGCGGCCAAACCCTCGAGGGACATCCGTGCAATCTGGCAGAATTCATTCACGGAAACCGGCGGACCCTGGATGCGCTCGTGCAGTGTTTCCCCATCAATCCGCTCCATGACAAAATAAGGCCCGGCCTTGTCGATCCCAAAATCGTAGAACCGGACCACATGGGGATGGCGGAGGCTGGCCAGGGCCCGGCCCTCGTTGAAAGATTCCTCGATCAGGGCATGCAGCGAGGCATCCGGCCGCTCTTTCAACCGTTTGACCGCCACCGGCCGGTTCAATTCGTGGTCCCAGCCAGAATAGACCACCCCCAGTCCACCCACCCCGATCGGGGCCAACAGGCGGTAACGCCCCGCGATCCACAACGCGTTGGCCGAAGGACTGGGCATGGAATCCGGTGCGTTCAAACGTTTGTCCTGTAGACCTAGTTTGCCAAGCTTCGCCCGCGAAGCAATCTCCACACGCAGAGGCAGGGTGGAAAATGATTATCCGTCCGCCACTCAAGGCCTGGTCACACGGATCTGCTCCGGTGTGCGGACCCGGATCTGCAGGGCCCCGCGATACTCCTGCACCGCTCCCCGGACCTCGATCTCCCTGCCGACATATTCCGCCAGCTTTTCCGCGGAAAAATCCACCGGCTGGTCACTGACAAAAAAAACCAGGCCAATCGACTGCTGGTAATCGGCCGTAAAATTCAGATACCGCACGCTGTCGTCGCGGTTCTGCCCCGACTTGACGATCTTGCCCCGAACCACCACCTCCTGTCCGATGCGCTCTCGGAGGGCGGCCAGATGATCCGCTGCAAAAGCCCTCTCCTCCGGACCAGGAGCCGTTGGGGTCACGGACCTGTCCCCGGCCACAGCCGGCGGGAAGAGCGGCTGAACCCCGGGCCTGGAAGCACGGGGTAGTGGGGTCTGTTTCTGTTGGGGCGGCGGATCGATCCGCCCGGAGGAAGCCAACTCAGAGGATACCGGTTGCGTCATTTTCCAGCCCGCAACGCTTCCCAGGAGAAGAAGGGCAACTCCTCCGGCCACCCATGGCCGGATCCCGCTCCGCGGAGAGGACGCTGGCTCCACCGCCACGGAAAGCACCGGGCGGGACGACGTCAGATTCAAGGCGTCCAACCGCCTCAAGTGGTTGAGGGCTTCCATGGCATCGGCCGGCCGGTCGGAGGGAAGGCGTTTCATCAGGCTGTGCAACCAATCCGCCAACTGGGGACCGACATCGGGCCGGTATTCCCGCACCGAGGCCGGTTCCGATTCCAGATGATGGGCCACCACTTCCTGGATCGAGTGGCCCGTGAAAGCGGGCCGCCCGACCAAAGACTGGTAAAGCACATGCCCCAACGCATAGAGGTCGGTCTGCGGCCCGAGGGCTCCGCTCTCCAGATGCTCGGGGCTGATGTAATAGACGGTGCCCATCACCCCGCCACTTTCGCCCTGTGGCGGCCCCGAAATATCGATCTGTTTTTGGAAGCGCGCCAGACCGAAATCAAGGATCTTGGCATGCAGTTTTCCCGACGCGGTGCGCTGGAGCATCAGGTTCGAGGGCTTGAGGTCGAGGTGCAGGATGCCCTTCCCATGGGCCGCGCTCAGTCCTTCCAATACCTGCCGGGCCATTTCCACCGCATCAGCCAGGTTCAGCGGCCCCCGCTCCAAAGCCCGGTCGAGGGTTTCGCCCTCCAGAAACTCCATGATGAAGTAGGGCCCCTGGTCATCGGTGCCAAAATCAAACAATGTCAGGATGTGGGGGTTCTGGATCGCCGCCAAGGTGCGGGCCTCCTGCCAGGCTTCCTCCAATGCCCGGGTCGTGTCTTCGCTCCTTTGGAAGAGCCGCTTGATCGCCACCGCCCGCTGGAGTTCTTCATCCCAGGCATAACTGACAGAGCCCAAACCACCCGCCCCCACGGCATGCAGGACGCGGTAGCGGCCCCGGACCCATGGTTGGGAGGCAACTTCCACCTCGAAACACTAAATCCGGCGTGTCACAGACTTGCGCACACTCCGCTACAAGACGGTCACAATTCCCCCGGCCAAAGCCCGAGGAGCATCGTCAGATCGACTTCCCCCAAATGAGCCACCACCCGGTCGGCCCCTTCCAACCGTTCCCGGGGATGGGAAGAGGCCAAGGCCACCACCTTCATGTCCGCCGCCCGCGCGGCCTGGATGCCGACCGGGGCATCCTCAAAAACCACACACCGTCCCGGTTCCACCCCGGCCAGTGCCGCCGCCTTGAGGAATACCTCCGGATGCGGCTTGCCCAAAGTGACATCCTCCGAGGTCACCATCCCATCGAAGGCATTTCGCAATCCCAACATCCCCAGGATGGTCACGATGTTCTCCCGGTCGGTGGAAGAACCCACCACACAGGGCACCCCGGCATCACGCAGCGACCCCAGCAAGGCTCCCACGCCCGGCAGCGCTTCAATCCCCTCCTCGCGGATGATCTCCCGGTATAAGGCCTCCTTCCGGTTGGACAGCCGCTTGATCTCTGCCGGCTCGCGGCTCCATTCCAGCAATTCCGGAATGATCCGCGCGTTCTTCATTCCGAAGCTCCTTTCAAAATGATCTTCCGGCAGGACCCGCTCCTCTTCCAGCGCCAGTTGCTCCCAAGAAATCCGGTGGGCCCGCGACGAATCCACGATGACCCCGTCCCAATCAAACAATGCGGCCCAACGATGTTCCATCCCCCTCATTGCCATAAATTTCCAGCCCCGTCAAAATAAGGGCTGGTCGAACCCCCGGACGGCGTCTAAAACGGAGACCCTTATGGATACAGCAGAACGCGTGCAAAAATTGACCCCTTCCCTCACCCTGGCCATTGATGCCAAGGCCAAAGCCCTCAAAGCCAAGGGGGTCGACGTCATCGGGTTCGGTGCCGGTGAACCCGACATGGACACCCCGGAACACATCAAAGCCGCCGCCATGGGCTCCCTCGATGCCGGCTTCACCAAATACACCCCCTCCTCCGGCATCCCCGAACTCCGCGAAGCCATCGCCGAAAAACTCAAAAAGGACAACGGCCTCGACTACGAACCTTCCCAGATCATCGTCACCTGCGGGGCCAAGCACGCCTGCTTCAACGCCCTCCTCGCCACCATCAACCCCGGTGACGAAGTCCTCATCCCCGCCCCCTACTGGTTGAGCTACCCTGAAATGGTCAAACTGGTCGGCGGCGAACCGGTCATCGTCCCCACCTCGGCGGAAAACCACTACAAGATCACCCCCGATCTTTTCCGCGAATACACCAGCCCGCTGACCAAGATGATCATCCTAAACACTCCGGGCAACCCCACCGGGACGATCTACACCGAAAACGAACTCGCCGCCCTGGTCGAAGTCGCCCTCGACGACGACATCCAGATCCTCTCCGACGAGATCTACGAAAAGCTCATCTACGACGGGGCCAAGCACGTCTCCGTGGCCAGCTTCAGCAACGAGGTCTACAACAGCACGATCGTGGTCAACGGCTTCAGCAAGCCCTACGCCATGACCGGCTGGCGCCTCGGCTATCTCGCGGCCCCCAAGGACGTGGCCGCCAAGATCGATTCCCTCCAGAGCCACAGCACCTCCAACCCGACCTCCTTCGCCCAAAAAGGCGCCCTGGCCGCCTACAAGGGACCCCAGGACTGCGTCGAAGAGATGCGGGCGGAATTCGACAAGCGCCGCCTGCGCATGTGCGAATTGCTCGACGGCATTTCCTCCCTGGCTTACGTCAAACCACAGGGTGCCTTCTACGTCCTCGTCGACATCAGCCGCAGCGGCCAATCCTCGGTCCAATTCGCGGAAAAACTGCTGGAAGACCAAAAAGTCGCCGTCGTCCCCGGCGTGGCCTTCGGCGATGACAAGACCATCCGCCTCTCCTACGCCACGAGCATGGAAAATATCGAGGAAGGCCTCAAGCGCCTGAAGAAGTTCGTCAGCTGAGCTGACCTTCCCTCCAAAAAACCGGAAGGTGTCCCCTTCCGGTTTTTTTGTGCCCATGCCCGGCGCGGGAGTATGGAGTGTGGAGTGGGCAATAAAATGCCTTACGGGAGAGCGAAGCTCCGTCAGAGCGCGGAAACAACATCAACCAAGGGACCGACCTCTACTTTTGATGCGTCCCACTTTGGGGGTCAGGTCAAACCCATCTACTTCGACATCATTATTTCTATCACCTTCATACCTTTTGCCATCTCCAGCGTCAGCAAAATTGGTTCCATTTTTCCACTCATCAATAAGAGGGTCTCCATTTGGACGCGGGTAATCATCCACCGTAAACTGCGCGCCGACAGTATCTATGTAGCTAACCACAAGGAAATCTTGGAGGGCTTCGCGCTCACAGCGCCGCAACTGCCTTTTCCCGCCCCGGAGTTTTTGTTTTGCACTCCCCCGCCGCTTTCGGCAAGAAACCTGAGTGGCTTTTATCGTTGGAACACCGAAGTCTTTGGCTCTTGCGGCGATGATCCTGGCCATTGTGACAATCCCGTGTCACTCGATCCGAGCACAAGACGAACTCATCATCGTTTCTCCCCACTGGGAAGGCATCCAATATGAGTTCGGGGTCGCCTTCCCCGCTTGGTATCAGGCGCGCACCGGTCGTTCCATCACCGTCCGCTGGCGGGACATGGGCGGCACATCGCAGATTGAAAAAGCCCTCGACGCCACGTACAAAGCCACTCCCCACACCTGCGGCATTGATGTCTTCTTCGGCGGCGGTATCGATCCCTTTGAAAGCCAGAAAGCCAAGGGGCAACTGGCCCCCTTCAAACTCCCCGACGAGATCCTCCGGGAAATCCCCACCCACATCGGCGGCTTCCCCATCGTTGATCCCGATTTCACTTTCTATGGCGCCGCCCTGTCCTCGTTCGGCATCCTGGAAAACCGCCGGGTGACCCGGACGGTCGGCCTCCCCCCGGTGGAGACCTGGGAGGACCTCGGCCAGCCCGCACTCGAGGGTTGGGTCAGCTCGGCCGACCCCCGCAAGAGCGGCAGCGTGCACATGATCTACGAGATCATCCTCCAGGCCTACGGATGGGAGAAGGGCTGGGACGTCATCTATCGCATGAGCGGCAATGTCAAATCCTTCCTCCAAACCAGCTCCTCCCCCACCAAAGAAGTCACCACCGGCGACGCCGCCTACGCGGTTTCCATCGATATCAACGGCATGACCCAACAAGCCTTTGTCGGCAAGGACAACGTCCGCTTCACCATCCCCCGGGGCGTCTCGGTCATCAACCCCGACGGCATCGCCATTCTCAAGGGTGCCCCCCACCGCGATGCCGCCGAGGCCTTCCTCATCTTCGCCATGTCCGCGCCCGGCCAGAACCTCTGGATGAAACCCACCGGCTCACCCGGCGGCGCCACCCGCTTTGGCATCACCCGCATGGGGGTGCTCCCCCGCGACTACCAGGGCGACCTGACCGATCTGCTCGTCCCCCTCAACCCCTTTGCCATCGACTACCCCTTCCATTACGACTCCCCCATGGGCAGCAAGCGCTGGAACGTGGTCAACGCCCTGATCGGCCAAGGGGTCATCGATGTCCACTCCCACCTCCGCGCCGCTTGGCGCCACCTCCTCACCCTCCCGGAGCCCCTGCGAGGCCCTGCCCTGGCGGAATTCACCCGCCCGCTCATCAGCGAGGCCGAAGCGACAGAACTGGCCGCCGTCTGGCGCAAAGACAAGCTCCGCGCCCGACGTCTGGAAAACGAATGGATGGCCCGCTCGGTCGAACGATTCAAGAAGCTATCGGCTGTCAGCCCTCAGCCGTCAGCCAACAAAACAATGGCGCTGAAACTCCTTCCACCCGTCTCTCCCCCACAACCTGCCTTGGCTGAAAGCCGACAGCCGACAGCCGACAGCCTCACACCATGAAAATCACCCTCTCCCAAATCGTCAAACGCTTCGGCACCACCACCATCGTCGACCACGTCAGCGCCGAGATCCAGGACGGCGAGATGTTCTTCCTTCTCGGTTCCTCAGGCTGCGGCAAGACCACCCTCCTGCGCATGCTGGCCGGATTCTACCACCCCGAGGAGGGCGACATCCACTTTGGCGACCGCCGGATGAACGCGGTCCCCCCGCACGAGCGCAACACCGCCCTCGTCTTCCAAAACTACGCCGTCTGGCCCCACATGACCGTCTTCGAAAACGTGGCCTACGGCCTGCGCGTCCGCAAAACCCCGGAGGCCGAGCTAAAAACCCGCGTCAACGACGCCCTGGCCCAGGTGAAGATGGCCGCCCTGGCCGACCGCAAACCCGCCTCACTCTCCGGCGGCCAGCAACAACGCGTCGCCCTGGCCCGGGCCATGGTGGTCCGGCCCGACCTCCTGCTCTTCGACGAACCCCTCTCCAACCTCGACGCCAAGCTGCGGATCGAGCTGCGCGAGGAAATCAAAAAAATCCACGCCGCCACCCGCATCACCAGCGTCTACGTCACCCACGACCAGGAGGAAGCCCTCTCTCTGGCCGACCGCATCGCGGTCATGAACGCCGGAAAAATCCAGCAGATCGGCACGCCGCAGGACATCTACAACCGCCCGGCCAATGCCTTCGTCGCTTCTTTCATCGGCGAGATCAACCTCTTCCCCGCCTCCTCGGCCATCGCCCAGAAACTCGCCCCCGGGGCAGACGGCCAGGTCGGCTTCCGGCCGGAAAAAGTGTCCGTCCATCCCGACGGCCTCCCGGGAAAGGTTGTCTTCTCCTCCTATCTCGGCAGCAAGAACCAGGTCACGGTGAAAATGGACACCGCCGAGGAAGTGAAAGCCTGGCTCCCCGACTACCATGCCGAGGGTTCCACGCTGCGTCTCCGTGTTGAAGAAAAAGACCTCCTTAAATTTGTTTCCTGACCCAACCCCATTCCCTGCCTTGCTCAGTTTCCTTTGTTACCTTCTGTTCAAACAGTCTCTCCCGGCATGAAAAAACTCCTCCTCCCCTTCCTTGTCCTCTTCTTTGGACTCTTCCTCATCTACCCGGTGGGCTATCTCCTCCAGGGCGCGTTCTTCATCGAGGCCGGAGGCTCCCGCACGTTCACCCTCGATTACTTCCGCATCATCTTCGAGAACCCCTTCTACCGCGAATGTTTCACCAACAGCCTGCTCATCGCTTGCTGGTCCACCTTCTTCACCCTGCTCATCGCCGTCCCCCTGGCCTACTTTTTCCTCCGATGCGACTTCCCCGGGAAGGCACTCCTGGGCGGGGCCATGCTCCTGCCCCTCATTCTTCCCCCCTTTGTCGGCGCCATCGGTTTGAAACAATTCTTCTCCCGCTTCGGCAGCCTCAATCTCCTCTTGAGCCAATGCAGGCTGGTCGACCTGAAACATCCGCCGGATTGGTTCGGCGAGGGTGGTTTCGCCGGCATCATCCTGCTCCAGGTCCTGCACCTCTACCCGATCATGTATCTCAGCGTGCAGGCCGCCCTGGCCAACCTCGACCCCAGCCTGCGCGATGCCGCCCGCAACCTCGGGGCTGGTGGCTCCCGTATCTTCCGCACCGTCACGCTGCCCCTCGCCCTGCCCGGGATCTTCGCCGGATCAACATTGGTCTTCGTCGCCGCCTTCACCGACCTCGGTGTTCCCCTGATGTTCGAGTTCCAGACCACCGTCCCGACGCAAATCTTCAACCTCGTCACCCAAGCCGACAACCCCCTCGGCTACGCCCTCGTGGTCATCACCCTCATCCTGGTCTCCCTCCTCTTCCTCCTCGGGAAAAAGCTCGGCGAGGGCAATTACGCCATGTTGGGACGGAGCGCCAGCTACGATGACATCCACCGCCTCTCCCCCGCCAAAGGGTGGTTCATGACCGCCGCCGTCGCTCTCTTGATCGGGGTTTCCCTCCTGCCCCACCTAGGGGTCATCATCCAGTCTTTCTCGGCCAAGTGGTTCTTCAGTGTCTTCCCCTCGGAATGGTCCGCTGCCTACTACGGCGAAATCTTCCGCACCGACCTGACTTCGCTCAGCATCAAGAATTCGCTCATCTACGCTGTTTCCTCGGCCTCGCTCGACCTCGTCCTCGGGTTCTGCGTGGCCTACATGCTGGCTCGAGAGAACTTCCGCGGGAAAAACCTCCTCGATATCATGGCCATGATCCCCCTGGCCCTTCCCGGCCTCGTGCTCGCCTTTGCTTACTTCGTGGCCTTCAGCCGCCCGGTCTTCCCCGAATCATGGACGGACTGGAACGCGGCCTGGCTCACCCTCTTCGACCCGCGCAAAAACCCCACCCTTTTGCTGGTCATCGCCTACGCCATCCACCGCCTGCCCTATATTGTCCGTGCCGCCTACGCCGGATTCCAGCAAACCCACGTTTCCCTCGAGGAAGCCTCGGCCAACCTGGGTGCCACCCCGTGGAAAACGCTGTTGCAGATCAGTCTGCCCCTGCTCAGCGCCAACCTCATCGCCGGCACCATCCTGACCTTCTCCTTCGCCATGCTCGATGTCAGCAACGGCATGATCCTTGCGCAAGAGACTGTCTTCTACCCCGTGACCAAAGCCGTTTACATGCTCATGGGCCGCATCACCCCCACCGCCCCGTCGATCGCCTGCGCCCTCGGCGTCCTGGCCATGGGACTCCTGGCCGCCTGCCTCTTCGGCGCCTCCAAACTCCTCGGACAAAAGATGGGGCAGCTCTTCAAGGCGTGATCGTTTTTTTATCATCCGTGGTAGATGGCGTGGGCTCGATTCGTTCCAAACTCCAGACCCGCAATCTTACCTCCGAGATTCGCGTCCATTGACGTGAATTAGCGCTTCAAACATGACTTTCCCCGGCCCTTTGCTCCTTACTTTTTGACATTTCGGGTAATGTGACTTATCATTCCCGGAATGATCGCCAAAATCACCAGCAAACGCCAGGTGACCTTCCCAGCACGGGTGCTCGACGCCATGGGCGTGGGCCCCGGGGACCGGCTCGAAATCCAACCCACCTCCGGCGGCTTCCTCCTCCGTGCCCGCCGCGTCGATGCCACCAAGCTCGCCCCCCTCCGCGGCCACTTGCGCAAGGGTCAGGGCACCTTCGACATCCAGACCTTCCGACGCCAACCGCATGACCGCGCCCTACGGGATTGATACTTCCATCCTCGTCCGCCTTCTGACTGGCGATCCCGAGGAAGGCTACCGCAAGACAGTCCGCGCTCTGGAACGCTTACTCGCCCAGGCGCCTGATGCCGAAATTCTCGCCTCCAACCAAGTCATCGGCGAAGCCTACATCTCCCTACAGCACCACTACGGAGTCTCCAAGGAAGACGCCCGCGCCGCATTCCTCACCCTCTTTTCCAGCGGCCTCATCGCACCCCTCAATGGATTGAGTGTCCGGGAACTGTTGGAAGCCCAGGGCGGTTGTGGTTTGCTCGACCGCCTGATCGCCGACGATTACCAGCAACGCGGATTAACGGTCCTGACCTTGGACAAGGCCATGTCCCGCCTG from Candidatus Methylacidiphilales bacterium encodes:
- a CDS encoding extracellular solute-binding protein, whose protein sequence is MTIPCHSIRAQDELIIVSPHWEGIQYEFGVAFPAWYQARTGRSITVRWRDMGGTSQIEKALDATYKATPHTCGIDVFFGGGIDPFESQKAKGQLAPFKLPDEILREIPTHIGGFPIVDPDFTFYGAALSSFGILENRRVTRTVGLPPVETWEDLGQPALEGWVSSADPRKSGSVHMIYEIILQAYGWEKGWDVIYRMSGNVKSFLQTSSSPTKEVTTGDAAYAVSIDINGMTQQAFVGKDNVRFTIPRGVSVINPDGIAILKGAPHRDAAEAFLIFAMSAPGQNLWMKPTGSPGGATRFGITRMGVLPRDYQGDLTDLLVPLNPFAIDYPFHYDSPMGSKRWNVVNALIGQGVIDVHSHLRAAWRHLLTLPEPLRGPALAEFTRPLISEAEATELAAVWRKDKLRARRLENEWMARSVERFKKLSAVSPQPSANKTMALKLLPPVSPPQPALAESRQPTADSLTP
- a CDS encoding ABC transporter ATP-binding protein gives rise to the protein MKITLSQIVKRFGTTTIVDHVSAEIQDGEMFFLLGSSGCGKTTLLRMLAGFYHPEEGDIHFGDRRMNAVPPHERNTALVFQNYAVWPHMTVFENVAYGLRVRKTPEAELKTRVNDALAQVKMAALADRKPASLSGGQQQRVALARAMVVRPDLLLFDEPLSNLDAKLRIELREEIKKIHAATRITSVYVTHDQEEALSLADRIAVMNAGKIQQIGTPQDIYNRPANAFVASFIGEINLFPASSAIAQKLAPGADGQVGFRPEKVSVHPDGLPGKVVFSSYLGSKNQVTVKMDTAEEVKAWLPDYHAEGSTLRLRVEEKDLLKFVS
- a CDS encoding iron ABC transporter permease encodes the protein MKKLLLPFLVLFFGLFLIYPVGYLLQGAFFIEAGGSRTFTLDYFRIIFENPFYRECFTNSLLIACWSTFFTLLIAVPLAYFFLRCDFPGKALLGGAMLLPLILPPFVGAIGLKQFFSRFGSLNLLLSQCRLVDLKHPPDWFGEGGFAGIILLQVLHLYPIMYLSVQAALANLDPSLRDAARNLGAGGSRIFRTVTLPLALPGIFAGSTLVFVAAFTDLGVPLMFEFQTTVPTQIFNLVTQADNPLGYALVVITLILVSLLFLLGKKLGEGNYAMLGRSASYDDIHRLSPAKGWFMTAAVALLIGVSLLPHLGVIIQSFSAKWFFSVFPSEWSAAYYGEIFRTDLTSLSIKNSLIYAVSSASLDLVLGFCVAYMLARENFRGKNLLDIMAMIPLALPGLVLAFAYFVAFSRPVFPESWTDWNAAWLTLFDPRKNPTLLLVIAYAIHRLPYIVRAAYAGFQQTHVSLEEASANLGATPWKTLLQISLPLLSANLIAGTILTFSFAMLDVSNGMILAQETVFYPVTKAVYMLMGRITPTAPSIACALGVLAMGLLAACLFGASKLLGQKMGQLFKA
- a CDS encoding AbrB/MazE/SpoVT family DNA-binding domain-containing protein produces the protein MIAKITSKRQVTFPARVLDAMGVGPGDRLEIQPTSGGFLLRARRVDATKLAPLRGHLRKGQGTFDIQTFRRQPHDRALRD
- a CDS encoding PIN domain-containing protein produces the protein MTAPYGIDTSILVRLLTGDPEEGYRKTVRALERLLAQAPDAEILASNQVIGEAYISLQHHYGVSKEDARAAFLTLFSSGLIAPLNGLSVRELLEAQGGCGLLDRLIADDYQQRGLTVLTLDKAMSRLPDVALL